From the genome of Jannaschia sp. S6380:
ATAGCCGATCATCGGCATCCGCTCGGCCGCCAGCATGCCAAGCACGCGGCGGCGGCTCTCGGCGGCGGCGGACTTGTCCATGTCGAACTTCACCTCCCAATCGGGATGGGCCAGCGACCAGACATAGTGATTGGCCAGGTCCGCCGCGATCAACATCGATTTCTCGCCACTGGACAGGCGGAACGCGGTGTGGCCGGGCGTGTGCCCATGCGCGGCGACCGCGGTGATGCCCGGCGCGGCATCCTGGCCGTCCGACAGAAAGGTCATCCGGTCGGCCAGCGGCATCACCGATGACGTGAACCCCTCGGACGGGTTCGCCTGCCAAGCGTCGTATTCCACCTGCGACGTCGCATAGGACGCGTTGCCGAAGGTCGGGGCACCGCCGCGCATCAGCCCGCCGATATGGTCGCCGTGCATATGCGTCAGGATGACGGTGTCGACGTCATCGGTGGCATAGCCCGCCGCCTCGACCACGCCGGCGATGCCGTCGCCGGACTGGCCGGTGTCGAACAGGATCAGGCTCTCGCCCGTATTCACCAGCGTCGGCGTGAAGAAGAACTGGTTCACATCCGACGGAATGAACGCCTCGCGCGAGACCCGCTCGAAGGTCTCGGCATCGACGTTCATGCCGAAGATCTCCTGCGGTGGGGTCGGATTGGTCACCGTGTTGGCCAGCAGCGTCGTCACCTCCATGTCGCCCAGCATGAAGCGGCGCACGTTGCGGATCAGGTCGCCCTGCATCGGCGCGGCGGCGCGGGCGGGAAGGGCCGCGGCCAGCGGCAGGGCGGCGGTGGCACCAAGTGCCGCGCGGCGGGTCAGCGTGGTCATCAGGTCTCTCCCCATTGGTTTGGCCGCTAAAGGTAGCCCGCACCGGTCGCGCCGCCACATCACGTCCGCGCGAGGCTGGACAGCCCCCGGCCCCGGTGGCACATCGCACGCCAAAGGAGCCCACCATGCCCGAGCCTGTGACCGTCACCCGTTTCGCCCCGTCCCCCACGGGGTATCTGCATGTCGGCAACCTTCGCACGGCGCTGATGAACTGGATGATCGCACGCAAGGCCGGCGGCACGTTCATCCTGCGGCTGGACGACACCGACCCGGAACGGTCACGCGGCGAATACGCCGACGCCATCCGCGAGGACATGGAGTGGCTGGGCCTGACTTGGGACAGGGAGGAGCGGCAATCCGCCCGCCTCGACCGCTATATGGCGGCGGCCGATCGGATGCGCGGCGACGGACGCCTCTACGAGGCGTTCGAGACGCCGGGCGAGCTGGACCTGAAGCGCAAGAAGCAACTGAATATGGGGCGCCCCCCCGTCTACGACCGCGCCGCGCTGTCGCTCTCCGAGCAGGAGAAGGACCGCCTGCGCGACGAACGTGGCGGTCACTGGCGGTTCAAGCTGGACCAGAGCCGGATCGAGTGGACGGACGGGGTGCTGGGCCCGCTCAGCATCGATGCGGCCAGCGTCAGCGATC
Proteins encoded in this window:
- a CDS encoding MBL fold metallo-hydrolase, translated to MTTLTRRAALGATAALPLAAALPARAAAPMQGDLIRNVRRFMLGDMEVTTLLANTVTNPTPPQEIFGMNVDAETFERVSREAFIPSDVNQFFFTPTLVNTGESLILFDTGQSGDGIAGVVEAAGYATDDVDTVILTHMHGDHIGGLMRGGAPTFGNASYATSQVEYDAWQANPSEGFTSSVMPLADRMTFLSDGQDAAPGITAVAAHGHTPGHTAFRLSSGEKSMLIAADLANHYVWSLAHPDWEVKFDMDKSAAAESRRRVLGMLAAERMPMIGYHMPFPAVGYVEARGDGFHWVPESYQMMF